The DNA segment CCTCTCTTTGTTTTACTGCAAACAAATATTGTAGCTCTACTAGATCTGCtgtgtaacaagttagagaacaaagagagaaaaatacTGGAGAGGCATCGTAGCAAAAAGAAATGAGTGACATAGACACTGAGCCATTGGTGTAAACCACACCATTCACGTTGTACTCAAGAAACTCATTCACTgaaagagaactcccttgcaacccaagggatCTGAACTAGGGTGCACATTGAATTCGAACTAGTATAAAAATTtcggtgtctttaattcctgcactTTATTTCTGCATCTTAAATTCTGCTCTTATTGTTATCTCGTTATTACATCTAGTCGACTAATTAGAAAACTAGtcagcttgaataggcgagttgtacttcgggagaaggctacgagcaatattaaccacGTCAATCAATAAACCAAATAAATTAATTAGATAATTTAGGTAGAcaactcaaagggattgttagctaacccatagctctagaatattttcTCCCATTGAATCCGTCTTTAAACTTGTCGTTGTTTTCTTTATACTCTTAATTTGTTACTCTacattaattttaattaaatattcatactttaggtTTCGCTTGAATatattaattgtttggtttaatttagttgatagttaatcacaagtccatgtgggtacgatatctggacttacaatcctatactACTTGTCGATcatgtatacttgcgtgtgcgttttggaacaacaattttcttcaaaagtacttttcaaaaaagtGCTTCTGAAGATAAGCTACTTTTTTTTTActtaaaaacctttttttttattttctaagaGCTTGTTCAAAACACATCAACTTTGAAAAAAGCAtttcttttttaagaaaaaaagtgCTTCTAGGATAGAAAAAGCTTTGTCAAAAGTaattctcaaaagtacttttggtgagaaacaatttgtgtttgattaattaatttgaaaaactctTCTGAGCAGtacttatagcttgtttggccaagtttctccaagccaaaagcattttttttttcaaaaaaaaaaagtgcttttttcaaagttaaagggtttggccaagcttttaaagGAAAAAGAAGTGCTTTTGTGTAGAAGCAAAAGCaattttgaaaaaggagaaaaaaatagcttctctccaaaagcacttctcaaaagtacttttgagaaaaatatacttagaaacAGTTTTTAATAGCTTGCCCAAACATTAATTGAtgctcaaaagtacttttaaataAATTAGTCGAACACAAACtgattctcaccaaaagtactttggaaaaaagtacttttgagaaaaaacacttctcaaattAAGTTGATTTTtgtagcttggccaaacaggcttttagtgtttggccaagctgtaaaaaaatatttctaagtgtatttttctcaaaaatacttttcaaaaaagTGTTTCGGGAGATAAgctattttcttttgcttctctAAAACTGCTTTTActtaaaagcatttttttttcttctaagaGCTTGGCCAAATACTTCGactttgaaaaaaatactttttaaaaaaaaaaaaaaaaaaaattggcctTTCGGCCAAACAAGCTATTAATTAATACTTTAACTTAACCCTAAGTGATTATAATTAGCTGTCCAAAAACCTGTAAATGTATTCAGTATAAACAAGAACTAAGGCATCAAATATTGCAAAACAATTAGTTATATAAATAAAACCAACGAACTGTTTAAGAATCATCCAACACAAAAAGGTTCATCAAAACACCAGTCGTAAAACTTAGCCGAAAAACGTTCAACAAAACAAAACCGAAGTAGAAAGCATAGAAGAATccataaaagaagaaaataaagaagaaaccctTCAACAAGCCGTGAATATCAGCACTTTTCAATGGTAACTCTTCTTTTCCAAGTCCAAAGTTGAGAGACAGCTGCTGAAATAAGCCTAGAATTCAGGCCTGCGTGCAGAACTTCTTCTGTTTCTTCAAATTCAGTTCAAAATCTTTCTACTTCGCTTAGTTTAACATTTGTTGGCAACCTAAATATTAAAAACCAATAATTAAGTCAAAAGACATATTATTATCAGGATAAATGATGCAGAATGCATCATTTATGTCCAGTATCTGTAACGAGCAGAACGCACTCACTTCTATGGCATGTTTGAGATGCCTTGCATGTTCGCATTGTTGGAATCTCCATGATTGAGGGGACTGTCTTGACGCCCAGACGACTCGCCAAAAGTCCCATGCGCTGGTGGGCTATTGGCTCTTTCCGATTCATCAACAAAAGTGCCAAGAATAATCTACAACAGAAACCATCAAATTAGTGCTTATGCAAACAACAACTGCATGACGTATGCAGTGACGAAGCTAGTAATTTTCCCAAGGGtgttcaaatttgaaagaagtgaaaaaaattcTCGACAAAAGGCGTTCAATATGTATTATATACGTCTAAAacataaataaagtaaaaaacaAGATGGCAGAATTGATTCCAGGGCCATGTCATTGGCCTCTGCATTACGCTTATCATTACTACTTTGAGTGCGCTTGCAATCTATTTCTAGTGCTCTTGGTAAAAAGATATGATAGGAAATCCGGGCAAGAATTCGATTTATCAACAAAAAAGTCACTACTCAGAAAAGAAATATAACCTTTTCAGGATGCACATGcaaatattactttctttgtagTAAAATCCCattagtggggtttggggaggataGTGTTTACGCAGAGCTTACCCCTTCCCAAGTGAGTAGAGTGTGCAATTACGTAGAATAATACTCCATTAGTGAAAAAGGAATAATTCTCAAAACTTGAAAAGAAACAGAAGAACAAGACACAAAGATAAGGACACGAACAAGTGCAATGTAGagaaacaacaacaacgatccagtaaaatcccactagtggggtttggggaggataGTGTTTACGCAGAGCTTACCCCTTCCCAAGTGAGTAGAGTGTGCAATGTAGAGAAAATACAAGAAAATATTCCCATCCTAATCTACGTAAGTTCTTGCCTCAACTAACACAGATTTAGTAGTAGCTAGAGCTTTATGAGATGATCACTAGAAATAGTAAACACAAGCTGAAACTTCATAAAGACTTCAAAAAATGCAAACCTCGACTTTTGATGCAGCCGTCAGATCACCGATCACACTACCACCTAACACCAATCCATCTCCAGCTACAGCTATGTTTATTGCACCCGTCCAGCTATCCTCATCGCCAATTATGGATTCCCTGAAGGAACCAGATAGAGACACTATATCGAACTGTCCCTACAAGAGGCAAACATCATACGTACTCAAGTCTACGCATTTATCTAGGATAAGCATACTGGAAGAGTAAAACAGATGCACATTTAATCAGCAGAAGTGCATAACTTCGGACACAGAAAGGAGTTGAGAACACATTTGGACTAACATCCATATGAACTGTATTGAAATTGCAGAAGTAGAATGCAGCTGAATAAAGAAATAGATATGAAGTAAGTCTTAGAATAATTACTCAATCCCAACTAGTTGGTATTGCCTATATGAATCTTTTGCTTTCATTCCACTTTGTTTTTTGTGTATAACAATTGAATGAAAAATTTACAATGAGGATGAACTTCCATCTAAAGTGCATAGTACAAATCAAAAGGTTTCAATGAGTGTTAAGGCGGGCACAGTGGAACCATGAAAAACTAAATCAATACGAAATGGGAAAGCAATACCTCATGTGTCACAGTTTCATCAGTCGTGGCAGCTCGTACAAGCGTCAATTTGGATACAGCACCATGGGAAGACATGATACTAACAGCCCTTGGAGCTTGCCGAGTAAATGAAACTATTTTTCCTGCTATGTCCTGAAAAAAAGATGATAAAAACTAGTAAAATCATAACTAATGCATGCAATGTAAATATCTGAAATTCGCCACAACAATTTATGATATGCAAATACAAGGCCGTAGCAAGAATTCAAATATTTATGTCATACACCTCTATCTAAAACTTATAATGGAAGAAATAAAGTATAGTTACAAAGAAGTCAATCGTCCTGTATCACAAGGCACATACATACACTCATTCAGGATAAAGACATTGTTAAATTGAGTCCCCATTATGGTTATGGAGTTACTATTACTATTATATTAGGGGTGTACTACTTgtcaaaaaagaaaatcatttaagTATTGCGCTCTAGGTTATCATTATTTGTAACCTTAACtcaaatttttttatatataagaaCAATATTTGtagatcacaagtttcaaaagtcttttttcttcttaaacTCTACACCGAGTTAAACTACCTcgtctaaattgaaacggaacAGCTCGCAAAATCCAACCACTTCACCTACTTCATTGCCCCCAACCATTTCTCGTACCTCTATTGAAACAGAATGGTTTCATGTTCTTTCATCGATTGGTTATTCCTCTCCGTTCGTATCTCTTTTTCCAATTTTGGTCTCGGTTCCTATCTACTGTTGGTGTTAAAGGGAGAACTGCGAGGAGCCAACCCTAGTACGAGAGGATTGGGTTGGGCTAACCTATGGTGTACTGGTTGTTATGCCAATAGCAGCGCCGGACAGCTAAGTTGGTATGGAAGAACTGCTGCACCGCGGGAAATCCTTCTCTATACAAGTTCTCGGAGGgagtatttcttttgattagttACTCTCTTTTGGGTTCTTTAATTTGTAACATGACGCACAAGAGCATGTGCATGCATAAACAAAATTTTGCAAAGATTATATCAAATTTACTGCAGTCAGCACTAAACGAGCTTCTAACTACCCTTAAAATGACAACTCAAAAAATATTACTGCAGAAATTTTGAATTCAAGGGTCAAGATAACTTTCATGGCATTaatgaaataaaacaaaaaggtaaaagaAGTAACCTCTCCTTTTTCCACAGTGATAACATGAGGTGTAAGTGTAATGCCAGAACCTGCCGATCCTGCAATTAAAAACTTTTTTATCAAAGTTCGTAAAATAATGATGCTGGATAAACCAAAGCAGTATGGGAAATGTGTGACATGTCACTctcaagagttaaaaaaaatgatcaaaaaagaaagaaaatgattGAAAAATAGATTTTATTGAATTTCTTTTTAGTTTTACATTTTCTTtatatcatatttttatttttacatttaagAGATTCGTATAAACACAAAATATTTTTGCACCATTCAAATTGTAAGTGGTGACGTAGCCCAACTCTTTTACTTATGTTTTTGCCGTCatcaacatataatataatataatataatataatataatataatataatataatataatataatattccctccgtttcaatttatgtaaactcatttgactgggcacggaatttaagaaaagaggaaagacttttgaacttgtggtataaaatgaagcacatatattttatgtggctataaatcattgcataaaggtaaattgtttccaaatagggaAAGATGTTATTCTTTTTTGTacggactaaaaagaaaatagattcacataaattgaaacgaaggGAGTATAATATACTCAATATTTTACGTCCATATATGTATTATACCAGCTCAAAAAATGATAAATTAGGACCAAATTGTTTCCATTTTGAAAGTAAAACTAACAAAAGAGATAAAAAAACAAAACTTGGACTGAACCCCTACAGGGAAACTGGTCAACCAACCAACAAACATTCTAGTCTATATATATTCTAAGACACGTGTGCATGTTTTTATTAGAACCTAGTACTAAACTAAACTAGTAATAGGAACTGACACAGGAGAGAATATAGGGATTTACCAAAAGTTCGACGTCGCTGCTTCCTGCAAGAGCCAGGGGGTCTGCCTCTGGGTTTCTTCGACGGTCCCCCTTCAGATACAGGCTGGGCAGCCGCAGAAGAAACCGGTCCTTGCGGCGGAGTTACGGCGGCGGATGCCGAAGCAGCTGCCATCGGACCAAACGCAATAGACCCATGTGGGCCGTTCTTCCTTGGCCTGCCTCTCTTCTTTGTCATCCGTTCAGATGAATTCACGTTCACGTTTGACAGCGCAACACCGGTACCAGTAGCGACCTCCGCCGACGGACACGGACGGGGCGGTGGCGAAGCGAAGGACAAGTGCGTGTTCTGAGCAACCTGAGCACCGGTAACGGTAGCGCCCTCCGCCGACGGGTACGGATGGGACGGCGGCGAAGCGAATGACAACTGCGTGTTCTGAGCAACCTGAGCACCGGTACCGGTAGCGCCCTCCGCCGACGGATACGGACGAGGCACCGGCGAAGCGAAGGGCAAGTGAGTGTTCTGAGCAACCGCAGGAGGAACAGTCGCCGGATTGACGCCAGCGCCGGCGGCGGTGAGCTGCTCTGTGTTCATTTCTCCGCTAGTCTGAGATGCTGACGTTTTGAATGTGTTTTCCATAGTTGACCTGAGTAGAGAACCAAATGAAAGTTGTCATTTTTTCTCAGATTCttagaagaaaaatcacaaatTTTATGACTACTGCAGATTTTATCAAACTTTTAATAGAtcaagaaaactaaaaataagAATTGGTAAATAACGCTTAAAAGAATAGcattaaaaaaaaactattaacATCCAAAtaatttatctttttcttttcgcGAAAAAACATAATTTTTTTTACAGAAAACCTCGAAATTCATTAGAAAATAAGAAAACGgaagaaaaaataaggaaaattcTATTTTTCTTACCGGAAAATGAGATTTTTTTTTTCGAAGAATGCAAGATAACACAGAAGAGAATGGAGAAAATAAGTCGAGGAAAAGTTTTTTTATAGCAAAAGCCTAAATTTTGAAAATCTGTTCTTTTGGTAATTTAGTTATTTCTGAGGAGATGCTATACTTTTTTTCAACAAAATACAAAGACAAATTCGGATTTTCCATTAGGAGCATAAAAATTAAAGACTTACCGAAGCTATGTTTAAATTTAAGGTAATAATGTATATTAATTAACTACTACAATTTAATAATACAATTTAGTAATATTGAATGAAATGCATCATTGgacttttaattattttcttaccaAAATTGTTGTTTTAACCGAGATACTATGACTAAATACATCATTTAAGTACTTTTCCATTTTGCAAAGTTGGACACATTCTGACAgtttgaaattattttcttactAATATTGTTCTTTTAACCGAGATATTACTACAAGGAATTTTTATGTAATTACTAAATAGATTAGTAGTCTGTCAAAAAACTAAGGATTCGAATTCACACTAAAGATTAGGTATGCATTGTATCTTAGAACTCTATTTTCTTGAcaatgcaacaacaacaacaataacgacccagtataatcccacaagtggagtctggggagggtaatatgtacgcagaccttacccctaccccgaagggtagagagactgtttccaggagaccctcggctcaaaaaagcaacaggagccgatatattagtaccataaaaatgcataataaaataccaACAATatgagagatatgaaatacagaatacgaaatacgaaatagatggttggtatagtacaactagcaggtaaagccctgcatcaataaacgaccaatgacattcttagtctaactcctaactggctagtctcactctattgtgctgtagaaatattcacaagttaTTTTCTTGACAATGGAGTAGCATAATTTTATTATTACTGAGTTTATGAATGCAAAGTTGTGCAtgttttctttgcttttttttttaaattttggtgATTTGTGGGGAATTGATCTCTTCATTGTTCTTATTTGTCATGTCAAACTATCTTCAGAAACGTAATGAAAAGAGTTTTAACTTCTCTTGTAGGACTAAATGGTATTAACAATCTTATATACCAACATTACAAAATGTCAAAATGAAAATTAGTTGGTTGGAAAATTCACAAGCTATCCTGCTTAGGTGACAAATAGTGTGAATACTTGTAGCAGTTAAAGGTCCTATAAAGAAAGTTACCGAGTCCTAGTTCATAAACCAAGTTTAACTTGTTAACTAAGCAAGAATTGCAAAATCATGTATAAGATAGTGTTTACACAGAAAAGGATTTTTACCTAGTTATACTATATTAGAAACTTATTTACCAATGTTCTCTATGTTTTGTAGTTTTTAATAAGTATCTAGGTTTTTCTTACAAATTGTGTAGATTGTTCCTTAAAATGTTCTCACCCCATTATTAATGTCTTCAATTAAGGAATTCAATTATATCCTTTccttccc comes from the Nicotiana sylvestris chromosome 4, ASM39365v2, whole genome shotgun sequence genome and includes:
- the LOC138890613 gene encoding AT-hook motif nuclear-localized protein 9-like codes for the protein MENTFKTSASQTSGEMNTEQLTAAGAGVNPATVPPAVAQNTHLPFASPVPRPYPSAEGATGTGAQVAQNTQLSFASPPSHPYPSAEGATVTGAQVAQNTHLSFASPPPRPCPSAEVATGTGVALSNVNVNSSERMTKKRGRPRKNGPHGSIAFGPMAAASASAAVTPPQGPVSSAAAQPVSEGGPSKKPRGRPPGSCRKQRRRTFGSAGSGITLTPHVITVEKGEDD
- the LOC104231444 gene encoding AT-hook motif nuclear-localized protein 10, with translation MSSHGAVSKLTLVRAATTDETVTHEGQFDIVSLSGSFRESIIGDEDSWTGAINIAVAGDGLVLGGSVIGDLTAASKVEIILGTFVDESERANSPPAHGTFGESSGRQDSPLNHGDSNNANMQGISNMP